GACCATCACAGTCTCAATTTCATGATCTCCTATATACGTCACATGGGTATCCAGCCGCCTGGCTGTAAATCCTGCAAGTTCTTCCGTATCTGTAGGGGCAACATTTCCTATACGGCCCGAGCCGGCAGTTCTTACATCAGATAGTTCCAGTAATCCGGCAAGCACATCATTGACCCCACCGGGTGCGCTGTCATAGTTGGTATGCATCACATAGATCGATATGTCGTTGTCCAGTGCTATCTTCAGGATATCAGCCAGGGTTTTTGATATCTGGCTTACAGGTTCGTAGATTGGGGTATGGTGGGCCACCAGCAGGTTCGCACCGGCCCGGGCAGCCTCCAGCAGCACATGGTCGGTAACATCCAGGGCAGTGGCAATCTTATTGATCTCATTATCCAGGTCAAGTATTAAGCCGATCCTGCCCCTGTCCGATCCATCAGCCAGTTCGGGTGGAG
The window above is part of the ANME-2 cluster archaeon genome. Proteins encoded here:
- a CDS encoding Nif3-like dinuclear metal center hexameric protein yields the protein MKIAEITGFLEKIAPPELADGSDRGRIGLILDLDNEINKIATALDVTDHVLLEAARAGANLLVAHHTPIYEPVSQISKTLADILKIALDNDISIYVMHTNYDSAPGGVNDVLAGLLELSDVRTAGSGRIGNVAPTDTEELAGFTARRLDTHVTYIGDHEIETVMVMGGSGLRSEYIEMALDVGADAFISAEMRHDVIPYARYISLIDATHYATENPAMLKLVERLPVESVFIDHRPQVNVIV